TGTAAAAGAACCTAAAAGATATACTTTAAGAGTCGAAGACGAATATGATTTAAATAAACGGGTTATACGAGGTTCATCAGGCCATATTTCAATACCTGAATTTGGGTTTGAGGTGTCCCCAGGTCCCGCATCAGAAGCATACGTTTCAAATGTTGAAGGTGTATTAACAAGAATGGAAGGCGCAATCAAAACATTAATGTCTTGGGTAGAAAGCGAAGACGAAAAGAAAAAAGCAGAAGAATTAATCGAGAAATTAGAAGAAGTAAGACTTGGAAAAGAAAAAATAACTTTAATTATTGAAGATCCACTTGGACACAGTGCAATAATTGGGGATGGCGTAAAAGAAGAAGTTTTAACTGAAGAAGAGATAGCTTTGCTAAGTGATAATACTATTATTATGGATAAATAATTTTTAAAAAAATAAAACTTTTTTTTATTTAATTTATTCTTCAAATTCAAATCCGCATTTTTTACAGAAGTTTTTCAAAATTACATCCCCGTATTCAGTGTGTGACACTTCAGGGTGGAATTGAACACCGTAAATTGATTTTTCTTTGTGTTTTATTGATTCTATTCCACAAATGTCAGAGTAAGCTAAAACTTCAAAGCAGTCAGGTATTACTTTAACTTCATCCATATGGGAAGCCCATGCAGTAAATTCGCTTGGAACTCCGTTGAATAGATCGTTTTCTTCTTTTACGTAAATTTTAATACTCGCGTATTCTTCTGAATCGGCTCTTGAAACTTCTCCACCATATGCTTTTGAAATTAACTGGTGTCCAAGGCAGATTCCAAGAACTGGAAGTTCTGAATTTAATGCAATATTTTCGCAGTTTGTAGCTTTCGTAATATCTGGTCCACCGCTTAATATTATTCCTTTTATTTCAGAATCTGCAATAATTTCTTCGAGAGTGGTTGAATTTGGAATTATTTTAGCAGGTACATCAAGGTACTTCAAGCTTCTCTGGATCCTGTGTACGTACTGCCCACCGTTGTTTAAAATGACGATCATAACTTCACCTTTTATTTTAAATTATTTTGTGGTGACTTCAACACCATTTTCGGTAATTAAGACTGTATGTTCACACTGGGATACCATTCCATGTTCTCTTTCAACTAATGTTGGGTATCCGTATAATACGCCTGCCATCATCAAGCCTTTTAAGCCCGTTTTGTAATGTTTATCGATTTTTGCCATGTCTCTTTCTGAAAATGGTAGATATGCATGGTTTTGTTCGATATCTCTTAATAAGTTTCGTGCAGCTGGAAGTCTTACTGGTCTTGATCTTAAGTATTTAAAGATGTATACGTCTTTTCCATCGACAACTTGTCCAAATCCGTCTGTTGCAAATGGTTCAATTGCAACGAGGTCGCCAATATCAATTGTATCTCTTGTATTTTCAGAAACATTTGGAATACTTACTCCTGAGTGGAGTGAATACTGATGCATAACGTGCCCAGAAAGATTTGAAATTGGTTTATACCCGTAACTTTCAATTACTTCCTGAATTATTTTCCCCATTGCACCAACATTTATTCCAGGAACGATTTCTTTAATTACTGTATTCAATGCATCTTCTGAAGCTTTTTTTAAGTCAGAATATTTTCCAGATAAATCAATAGTTACTGCAGTGTCAGCAATAAATCCATCAACGTGAGATCCTAAATCTAATTTCACAATATCTTCTTCTGAAAAAACAGACTCATCGCCATATGACGGGCTGTAGTGTGCAGCAATATTGTTTAATGAAATATTGCACGGGAATCCGACACCTGCTCCCAGTTCTCTTGTCCTGTTTTCTACAAATTCTGCAACATCGTAGAGTTTTGCACCAGGTTTTACTAATTTTATGGCTTCTTTTTTAACTTGTGAAGCAATTTTTCCAGCTTCAATAATTTTAGTATATTCTTCATTATCCATTTTATCTACCATTAAAGTGCTCTTTTAACAACGATCGTCAATATATCGCCGTCTTTTAGTACGTGGTCTAATCCTACTCTTTGGCCAGGGTGTTTTGCAGAATCCCCCCAGACAAGTGCGTATCTGAAATTTTTAACAAAATCCCTGTGAAGCCTGTTACAAACATCTTCAACAGTTGAATTTTTTAAGATAATCAAAGGTTCTTCAAGGTCTGCTTTTCCACCTTGAGGTTTTAAGTATAATTTTATAAATCCTAAAGTTTCAAAGATTTTGT
This Methanococcus maripaludis C5 DNA region includes the following protein-coding sequences:
- a CDS encoding ZPR1 zinc finger domain-containing protein, encoding MEKQCNVMDCPICRKENSLKLITQELEIPYFGKVIETTIFCEECKYKKSDIFPVDVKEPKRYTLRVEDEYDLNKRVIRGSSGHISIPEFGFEVSPGPASEAYVSNVEGVLTRMEGAIKTLMSWVESEDEKKKAEELIEKLEEVRLGKEKITLIIEDPLGHSAIIGDGVKEEVLTEEEIALLSDNTIIMDK
- a CDS encoding GMP synthase subunit A encodes the protein MIVILNNGGQYVHRIQRSLKYLDVPAKIIPNSTTLEEIIADSEIKGIILSGGPDITKATNCENIALNSELPVLGICLGHQLISKAYGGEVSRADSEEYASIKIYVKEENDLFNGVPSEFTAWASHMDEVKVIPDCFEVLAYSDICGIESIKHKEKSIYGVQFHPEVSHTEYGDVILKNFCKKCGFEFEE
- the map gene encoding type II methionyl aminopeptidase encodes the protein MDNEEYTKIIEAGKIASQVKKEAIKLVKPGAKLYDVAEFVENRTRELGAGVGFPCNISLNNIAAHYSPSYGDESVFSEEDIVKLDLGSHVDGFIADTAVTIDLSGKYSDLKKASEDALNTVIKEIVPGINVGAMGKIIQEVIESYGYKPISNLSGHVMHQYSLHSGVSIPNVSENTRDTIDIGDLVAIEPFATDGFGQVVDGKDVYIFKYLRSRPVRLPAARNLLRDIEQNHAYLPFSERDMAKIDKHYKTGLKGLMMAGVLYGYPTLVEREHGMVSQCEHTVLITENGVEVTTK